One genomic window of Mucilaginibacter sp. SJ includes the following:
- a CDS encoding TonB-dependent receptor: protein MKISAFNIGMPKLRIPQKLLLVVKITTLVLLVAIMQVSASSYAQRINLSENNVSLKKLFKEIRKQSGYNFIFTEGMIKDTRPVDIHVNNASIGDVLDKVFHDQPLSYTISNNTIVIKEKEEPFIPITITGTVKDEKGQPLPGVTVTVDGSVNATSTDNNGKYNIKADGKQTLVFSFIGYKTVKRIINNEQLIDISLEPLSKDLTEVVVVGYGTQKRENITAAISTLKGQDIAQKPVASLSNSLTGRVAGVIITQGNGEPGQDAASIHIRGIGTTGNNAPLIVVDGVYRSFESLDPNSIESFTVLKDAAAVAPYGLAGANGVILITTKKGKSGKPTLSYNSYLGFQNPTRITSMVNSYQYALMQNEAAQNENSANIPYSQADLAGYLKTVNKENGADIDKYPSSNGLKDLILKNRILTSHNIQLSGGTDKVHYYAGFGYIYQQGQWSSTAMNRYNLIAKMDAQATNTTNVSLSINSYVKDLNYPGTSAGNIMYQAFRNPPTFAVKYSNGLYGGYQNRSLLGEVYDTGYDREESTQSYTTLTIDQKLPLKGLSIKGSVSYDPYSDYEKNWQKPATYYSVNTGTTPYTFSKAQDGQSNPLLTIYNNFSSSLTYQGYLNYHNKFGKNDVAFQGVAEYRTVNSRTQRDERDNYNLDIDELDAGSAISTDAKNSGSSSEQKQVGYVYHATYNYDGKYVAEAIGRYDGHYYFAPGHRYGFFPTFGLSWNLSEENFIKNRYNWVDFLKLRASYGQSGNLAGGPFQYLSAYQLGQGAVFTSSGTPKATQGVYESGQPNPNITWERQKQLDIGIEGALWQGKLTFDIDYFHQKRNNMLVTRQITAPSEYGISLSQENYGIMSNQGIDLTLGSSQTLSNGMRIGVKAILSYAKNKLLRVDELATSYNNLNTRQTGRALGTPFGYVALGYFTADDFNANGTLKAGIPTQPWGVVHPGDIRYADLNNDGKITTDNSDQKVIGNPSTPEVQFSLAPNFSWKGFDIDLLFQGATKSSIQIGGTIAYPFDIASSATTLQFNDHWTPANTNALYPRLTSAPVPNNQQYSSWFMRNDTYVRLKSAEIGYTIPVKILQKIKIQSVRFYVAGQNLWTWTPYMKEVMDPEAQSTNGQYYFQQQVISFGTNITF, encoded by the coding sequence ATACCCCAAAAGTTATTATTGGTTGTGAAAATAACTACACTTGTCCTTTTAGTTGCGATAATGCAGGTCAGCGCTTCGTCATATGCGCAAAGGATAAATCTTTCTGAAAATAATGTGTCATTAAAAAAGCTTTTTAAAGAGATTAGAAAGCAAAGCGGATACAATTTTATTTTTACCGAAGGTATGATTAAGGATACCAGACCTGTTGACATACATGTTAACAATGCCTCCATCGGCGACGTTCTTGATAAGGTATTTCATGATCAGCCTCTTTCATATACGATAAGTAATAATACCATAGTAATTAAAGAAAAGGAAGAGCCCTTTATTCCGATAACCATTACTGGTACTGTTAAAGACGAAAAAGGGCAGCCTTTGCCCGGTGTTACTGTAACTGTAGACGGATCAGTTAACGCTACCTCTACCGATAATAATGGTAAATACAATATTAAGGCTGATGGTAAGCAAACACTGGTATTCTCTTTTATTGGTTATAAAACGGTAAAACGAATTATCAATAATGAACAGCTGATTGATATCTCGTTAGAGCCTCTCTCAAAAGATTTGACAGAGGTGGTTGTAGTAGGATACGGTACTCAAAAAAGGGAAAATATTACGGCTGCCATTTCAACCCTCAAAGGGCAGGATATTGCACAAAAACCGGTGGCCAGCTTAAGCAACAGTTTAACAGGCCGGGTTGCCGGTGTTATTATTACCCAGGGTAATGGCGAGCCCGGACAGGATGCTGCAAGTATTCATATAAGAGGCATCGGTACTACGGGTAACAATGCGCCATTAATTGTGGTTGATGGCGTTTACCGCAGCTTTGAATCGCTTGATCCGAATAGTATCGAGTCGTTTACTGTTTTGAAAGATGCCGCGGCTGTTGCTCCCTATGGTTTGGCCGGAGCTAATGGAGTAATACTTATTACAACTAAAAAAGGCAAATCGGGAAAGCCGACATTGTCCTATAACAGTTATCTGGGCTTCCAAAATCCCACCCGGATTACCTCCATGGTAAACTCTTACCAATACGCGCTAATGCAAAACGAGGCTGCACAGAATGAAAACAGTGCTAACATACCTTATTCACAGGCCGATTTAGCAGGTTATTTAAAAACGGTGAACAAAGAGAACGGTGCCGACATTGATAAATATCCGAGCAGTAATGGTTTAAAAGATCTTATTTTAAAAAACAGGATTCTAACATCACACAACATTCAACTTTCGGGCGGTACCGATAAAGTGCATTATTATGCAGGTTTCGGTTATATTTATCAGCAGGGACAATGGTCGTCAACAGCCATGAACAGGTACAATCTAATAGCTAAAATGGATGCCCAGGCTACTAATACTACCAACGTTTCGCTAAGTATCAACAGCTATGTAAAAGACTTAAATTATCCGGGGACTTCGGCAGGGAACATCATGTACCAGGCATTCCGTAATCCGCCAACCTTTGCCGTTAAATATTCAAACGGGTTATATGGTGGTTATCAGAACCGGAGCTTGCTTGGAGAAGTTTATGATACCGGTTATGACAGAGAAGAGTCGACCCAGTCATATACCACTTTAACTATTGATCAGAAATTACCTTTAAAAGGCTTAAGTATTAAAGGATCAGTAAGCTACGATCCCTATTCCGATTATGAAAAAAACTGGCAAAAGCCGGCTACTTATTACTCGGTAAATACAGGCACAACACCATATACATTCTCTAAGGCGCAGGACGGACAATCAAACCCCTTGTTAACTATTTATAATAATTTTAGTTCCTCTTTAACCTACCAGGGGTATCTTAATTATCACAATAAGTTTGGGAAAAATGATGTAGCCTTTCAGGGCGTAGCAGAATACAGGACTGTTAATAGTCGCACACAACGAGACGAGAGGGATAACTATAACCTGGACATTGATGAACTTGATGCGGGTAGCGCAATCAGCACAGATGCTAAAAACAGCGGATCGTCAAGTGAGCAAAAACAGGTAGGGTACGTTTACCACGCAACTTATAATTATGATGGAAAATATGTTGCAGAAGCCATCGGCCGCTATGACGGGCATTATTATTTTGCCCCTGGGCACCGCTATGGCTTTTTCCCAACTTTTGGCCTGTCATGGAACCTTTCCGAAGAAAATTTTATCAAGAACCGCTACAACTGGGTTGATTTCCTGAAACTGCGCGCGTCCTACGGCCAGTCGGGTAACCTGGCAGGAGGCCCCTTTCAATATTTAAGTGCTTATCAGTTAGGCCAGGGGGCTGTTTTTACTTCATCAGGCACACCAAAGGCAACGCAGGGAGTTTATGAAAGCGGACAGCCTAATCCTAACATTACCTGGGAGCGGCAAAAGCAGCTGGATATCGGTATTGAAGGAGCGCTATGGCAGGGTAAGCTAACTTTTGATATTGATTATTTTCATCAGAAGCGAAATAATATGCTGGTAACAAGGCAGATAACCGCCCCTTCAGAGTACGGTATCAGCTTATCACAGGAAAATTACGGCATTATGAGCAATCAGGGGATCGATTTAACCCTGGGCTCGTCGCAAACGCTTTCAAACGGGATGCGTATCGGCGTTAAAGCTATATTGAGTTATGCGAAAAATAAACTGCTGCGTGTTGACGAATTGGCAACATCTTATAATAACTTAAATACCCGCCAGACAGGCAGGGCATTAGGTACGCCATTTGGTTATGTTGCGCTCGGTTATTTTACCGCTGATGATTTTAATGCCAACGGAACGCTGAAAGCTGGTATCCCGACACAGCCCTGGGGCGTAGTACATCCCGGAGACATCAGGTATGCCGATTTAAATAACGATGGTAAGATAACCACAGATAACAGCGACCAAAAGGTCATCGGTAACCCCTCAACACCCGAAGTGCAGTTTAGCCTGGCGCCGAATTTTTCATGGAAAGGATTTGATATCGACCTGTTGTTTCAGGGAGCTACCAAAAGCAGTATCCAAATAGGTGGCACCATAGCTTATCCTTTTGATATCGCTTCTTCGGCAACAACACTACAGTTTAACGATCACTGGACACCGGCTAATACCAACGCGCTTTATCCCCGTTTAACCAGTGCCCCTGTGCCTAATAATCAACAGTATTCATCGTGGTTTATGCGCAATGATACCTATGTGAGGCTTAAAAGCGCGGAGATAGGGTATACTATTCCTGTGAAAATACTACAAAAAATTAAGATCCAGTCTGTAAGGTTTTATGTAGCAGGACAGAATTTGTGGACCTGGACACCTTATATGAAGGAAGTGATGGACCCTGAAGCCCAATCAACCAACGGACAGTATTATTTCCAGCAACAGGTGATATCGTTTGGAACCAACATAACCTTTTAA
- a CDS encoding RagB/SusD family nutrient uptake outer membrane protein, with the protein MNHIKKFYGLALIALLLSALAGCKKDLLSVTPKNQLSDATVFGTESNADIFLNNVYTDLPHLNNETELLDQFSDNSYVGAEWFDARQMIYTGAIAPNNMPVGPWGMWRWARGTNSNNDGAGNYEFIRACNLFIQKVTASNFSADFKRQKLAEARFLRAFFYQYLYIAYGGVPIITDVLNNTTQGNEIYRPRNTSAETVKFITDELTAAAADLPLTTSEYGRATKGAALTLKAWVQLYDASPLHNSGTADAVGDAGKWAQAAATYKQVIDLGVYSLLNDFGAVWLPASNNSPESIFAMQMTGAQNGGGRREGLYGPVVVHGAVETWGNFEPTQELVDEFSMDNGKAINEPGSGYNPQNPYVKREKRFYQSIVYDGAPWQGDTIYTRAGIGSPNEIDLNSTRGDISNTGYYARKTLDESIKGNDNLNCSCGLENYMFFRYAEVLLGYAEAQNEAVGPDASVLDAVNKVRTRGGNLPTVQATYGNVSQQQMRQIIHRERRVEFAFEDKRWWDVLRWKIASKVLNGPTHGMLITKKNGVWNYDPTAVVVTKQWNDKMYFMPVPQVAIDKNPKMKAQNGGPDNWVNGQNPGY; encoded by the coding sequence ATGAATCATATAAAGAAATTTTATGGCTTAGCTTTAATAGCTTTGCTCCTGAGCGCTTTGGCGGGATGTAAAAAGGATCTGCTTAGCGTTACGCCAAAAAATCAGTTGTCGGACGCGACGGTTTTTGGTACCGAAAGTAACGCCGATATATTTTTAAATAATGTTTATACCGATCTGCCGCATCTGAACAATGAAACTGAATTGCTCGATCAGTTCAGCGATAATTCATATGTAGGCGCAGAGTGGTTTGATGCCCGGCAAATGATTTATACAGGTGCAATAGCACCTAATAATATGCCCGTAGGCCCATGGGGTATGTGGCGATGGGCAAGGGGGACAAACTCCAATAATGATGGTGCCGGCAATTATGAATTTATAAGAGCCTGCAACCTGTTTATTCAAAAAGTCACCGCGTCAAATTTTTCAGCTGATTTTAAAAGGCAGAAATTGGCCGAGGCACGTTTTTTAAGAGCATTCTTTTATCAGTACTTATATATAGCCTACGGAGGGGTACCTATTATTACCGATGTGCTTAATAACACCACTCAGGGCAACGAAATTTACCGGCCCCGTAATACATCTGCCGAAACCGTTAAATTTATTACCGATGAATTAACCGCCGCAGCGGCAGACCTGCCGCTTACCACCAGCGAGTATGGCAGGGCCACAAAGGGAGCCGCGCTTACATTGAAGGCATGGGTACAACTTTATGATGCCAGCCCTTTGCACAATTCGGGTACCGCCGATGCCGTTGGTGATGCCGGCAAATGGGCACAGGCTGCAGCCACTTATAAGCAGGTGATAGATTTAGGCGTTTACAGTTTACTTAACGATTTTGGCGCGGTTTGGCTACCCGCCAGCAATAATAGCCCTGAATCAATTTTCGCTATGCAGATGACCGGGGCACAAAATGGAGGCGGAAGGCGCGAAGGCCTTTACGGGCCCGTGGTTGTGCACGGCGCAGTTGAAACCTGGGGTAACTTTGAGCCTACCCAGGAATTGGTTGACGAGTTTTCGATGGATAATGGTAAAGCCATAAATGAACCTGGTTCGGGCTATAACCCCCAAAATCCATATGTGAAACGCGAAAAACGCTTTTATCAAAGTATCGTTTATGATGGCGCACCCTGGCAGGGCGATACCATTTATACCAGGGCAGGTATCGGCAGTCCGAACGAGATAGACCTCAACTCAACCCGCGGAGATATCAGCAATACCGGCTATTATGCCCGTAAAACACTTGATGAAAGTATAAAAGGTAACGATAACCTGAACTGCAGCTGCGGGTTAGAAAACTATATGTTTTTCCGTTATGCTGAAGTGCTGCTTGGCTATGCTGAAGCACAAAATGAGGCTGTAGGTCCAGATGCATCAGTATTGGATGCTGTTAACAAAGTACGTACCCGTGGTGGCAACCTCCCAACAGTACAGGCCACATATGGCAATGTAAGCCAACAGCAAATGAGGCAGATCATCCATCGCGAGCGCAGGGTTGAATTTGCTTTTGAAGATAAACGCTGGTGGGATGTCTTGCGCTGGAAAATAGCATCAAAAGTTTTAAACGGGCCTACACATGGTATGCTGATTACTAAGAAAAATGGCGTCTGGAACTATGATCCTACCGCAGTTGTGGTTACAAAACAGTGGAACGATAAGATGTACTTTATGCCGGTACCACAGGTTGCTATTGATAAAAATCCCAAAATGAAAGCTCAGAATGGAGGCCCGGATAACTGGGTCAACGGGCAAAATCCGGGTTATTAA
- a CDS encoding BT_3987 domain-containing protein — MKRLIKYHIYFGLVLIIFVSACKKEKALSTTVYMPAGKAIVSQTFDITDTIPYSASLVGADYPTLTTSAANNINVTFKADLSLIAAFNAANHTNYSALPADNFSFDATATIAKGQSATGPLKLIIKNGDKLGAFSSFLLPIRIDQANGGSISNVQKVTYFVVTRSPSLANLVPFDRSKWSIAGFSTQEPAEGSGNGLGIDAIDGDLGSYWQSKWSGGEPGPPHYISVDMGEMKNVHAISMVDRDFSGDWAVNGHGQPKAMTVSVSTDGTNWTDNGTFQVPIVEPQAEIRFFLPQFLQARYFRITVTDVWGSNSTNIAEIYAL; from the coding sequence ATGAAAAGATTAATCAAATACCATATTTACTTTGGGCTGGTTTTAATAATATTTGTTTCCGCCTGTAAAAAAGAAAAAGCATTGTCCACAACGGTTTACATGCCTGCCGGTAAGGCAATAGTCAGTCAAACATTTGATATAACCGATACGATTCCGTATTCGGCAAGTTTGGTAGGGGCTGATTACCCAACACTAACAACATCTGCCGCTAATAATATCAATGTGACCTTTAAGGCCGATCTTTCATTGATAGCTGCTTTTAATGCAGCTAACCATACTAATTACAGCGCTTTGCCGGCCGACAATTTTAGCTTTGACGCTACAGCAACTATTGCCAAGGGCCAGTCCGCAACCGGCCCCTTAAAGCTTATCATTAAAAATGGTGATAAGTTGGGTGCTTTTTCAAGTTTTCTTTTACCTATCCGTATCGATCAGGCAAATGGCGGCAGTATAAGTAATGTACAAAAGGTAACTTACTTTGTGGTTACCCGCTCGCCATCACTGGCAAACCTGGTACCATTTGACAGATCAAAATGGAGTATTGCCGGCTTCTCAACCCAGGAACCCGCTGAAGGCAGTGGAAATGGGCTTGGTATAGATGCGATTGACGGCGATTTGGGTTCTTACTGGCAATCCAAATGGTCGGGTGGCGAGCCAGGACCACCGCATTATATCTCCGTAGATATGGGGGAGATGAAAAATGTACACGCCATTTCTATGGTCGACAGGGATTTCAGCGGCGATTGGGCCGTTAATGGTCATGGCCAGCCCAAGGCAATGACCGTGTCTGTAAGTACTGATGGTACCAACTGGACAGATAACGGAACTTTCCAGGTACCCATTGTTGAGCCACAGGCTGAGATCCGTTTTTTCCTGCCGCAATTTCTTCAGGCACGATATTTCAGGATAACAGTTACCGATGTTTGGGGGAGTAACAGCACCAACATAGCCGAAATATATGCCTTGTAA